From one Maniola jurtina chromosome 5, ilManJurt1.1, whole genome shotgun sequence genomic stretch:
- the LOC123865643 gene encoding beta-1,3-galactosyltransferase 5-like, whose amino-acid sequence MGAIGAGGVLRRSHAAALATLTALLLLLLARHAPAPPPRPRPAHADPLRTDALPPSQPLLDTTNIQPSKIEASKIESTVRIVPPARTSVRNVTAAPSAAPTAARRDPRVVLTRDMYVAGHERPHPELCPALGAHLRLLILVTSAPSHSTARDAVRLTWGHYAARRDVALAFVLGSPPDSMRPALENEDALYGDLIVGRSLDSYSNLTLKTLSMLEWTDTYCPRVPRLLKTDDDMFINVPRLLRFVASHVNATRTIWGKVVRKSLPKRTTKSKYYVSPLQFPGKVFPDFATGPAYLLTSDTIRPLLEAAPSEPYLRLEDVFITGVLGARLGLKRQHAAEFYNKKVAAHPCAVQRGIAIHMVQYHEQFDLWRKLLDGKTKCAS is encoded by the exons ATGGGCGCCATCGGCGCGGGCGGCGTGCTGCGGCGCTCGCACGCCGCCGCGCTCGCCACCCTCACcgcgctgctgctgctgctgctggcgAGGcacgcgcccgcgccgccgccgcgcccgcgccccgcGCACGCCGACCCCCTGCGCACGGACGCGCTGCCGCCCTCCCAGCCGCTCCTCGACACTACCAACATCCAGCCATCCAAGATTGAAGCCTCCAAAATTGAGTCCACC GTTCGCATCGTTCCACCTGCACGCACCTCGGTGCGCAACGTGACCGCAGCGCCGTCCGCCGCGCCCACGGCCGCGCGCCGCGACCCGCGCGTCGTACTCACGCGCGACATGTACGTGGCGGGACACGAGCGGCCCCACCCCGAGCTGTGTCCCGCGCTCGGAGCACATCTGCGCTTGCTGATCTTGGTCACATCAGCGCCGTCCCATTCCACGGCCCGTGACGCCGTGCGGCTCACGTGGGGGCACTACGCCGCCCGCCGGGACGTCGCGTTGGCGTTCGTTCTCGGCTCTCCGCCGGATTCCATGCGTCCCGCGCTCGAAAACGAAGATGCATTGTACGGTGATCTCATCGTCGGTCGCTCGCTCGATTCCTATTCGAATTTAACCCTCAAAACATTGTCGATGCTGGAATGGACCGATACGTACTGTCCGCGTGTGCCGCGGCTCTTGAAAACCGACGACGACATGTTCATCAACGTTCCGCGCCTCTTGCGCTTTGTGGCGTCGCACGTCAACGCGACGCGCACGATTTGGGGCAAAGTCGTCCGAAAATCGCTGCCGAAGCGAACGACGAAATCCAAGTATTACGTCTCTCCGCTGCAGTTTCCCGGAAAGGTGTTTCCTGATTTCGCGACAGGTCCTGCATATTTGCTCACGTCGGATACGATTCGACCGCTTTTAGAAGCTGCGCCGAGCGAACCTTACCTGAGACTCGAAGATGTATTCATAACGGGCGTGCTCGGCGCACGGCTGGGGCTTAAGCGCCAGCACGCGGCGGAGTTTTATAATAAGAAAGTGGCTGCGCACCCGTGCGCCGTGCAGCGCGGCATCGCCATACACATGGTGCAGTATCACGAACAATTCGATCTTTGGCGCAAGCTGTTGGACGGCAAAACGAAATGTGCTAGTTAG